In Thermococcus sp. 21S7, the genomic window CCCCGAAGGCCTTCAGCAGTTCCTGAATTTCGTCCGGCAATCCCTTGATGTTAAGCTCGCTCTCGAAGACCTTGGAGACGTTCACGAAGCGTATCGAGCCGTTCAAAGGCTCAACCTTTCCGTAGCTGGGTTTCCAGAGCCTTCCGTCCTCCGGTGCGTGTGGGTCTTCTCTCAGGAACCTCTCGATGTATTCCCGGGCCTCTTCACTCAGCGGATAGAAGAGGACCGGTCTTCCGCTCGCGGTCTCCCAGAGGAACTTGAAGCCAACCTTCTCGAAGAACGGGTTGTAGCGGGCCATCTGCGCTATGGTTTCAACGACCTGCTTTCTCTTCCTCATCTCCGGAACCCTGCGCTCGGCTATCCACTCAAGGGCGGCTTTAACGCTCAGCTGGCCGAGTCCGTCGGAGCGGTAGTCGGGGTGAACGACGACGCGCGCAATCCTCGCTCCGGCGGTGTTCGTCTCGGCCAGGGCCCTCCACTTTGCCCGCTCCCAGAGGTAGGAGCGGGCTATTCTTCTCTTTCCGTACTTCCTCTTCAGCTCCTCGTAGAGTTCCTTCATTATGCGCTCCGGCCAGAAGGCTGGATGGAACCAGTTCTCCGGAAAGACCTTCTCGCGGATGTTTCTCTCAACCTCACCGTTGGGCAGTCTGCGGTGCATCAGCGGTATCGGCGGGTCAACGCGGACGTAGCTCAGAATCCTCGGCTCGTACTCCTCCCTCTCGACGAGCTCCAATATTAGAAAGCGCGACGCCGGGGTTGAGCCTTTGATTTCGAGGATGTGGCTCTCAGCGCCGCAGATTGGGCACTTCTCCTTCGTATTGGCCTCGAAGATGTGCCCGTTCTCGCAGCGCCATAAAGCCACCTTGTCCTTCTGGCTCGCGTAGTGGTACTGCTCAAGCTCCGCTATGGCTTCAAAATCGCTCTCGTACTTTGCTTCCCTCGCCCGGATTTTGTAGGCGTAGAGAAGCCCGCCGGTTAAAGGCGAGTAGCGCTTGGCCTCGACTTCATTCTCGAAGAGGGGCCACACTGGAATCCTGTCACCATCGTGAAACTTCCAGAGCTTGTATCCGTCGAAATCGAGGATCTTGCCATTTTCTTTCTCTCTCGGCTTCTGAAGGATTTCAACCTCGACTTCATCCCCGCTGAGAAACCACTGGGCAACGTTGCCCGTCATGTAGAGCGAATACTTCTCCCCATCTGTCTCGACCTCAAGAACCCCAAACCAGCGGTGCCTGAAGCGAGGGATTTCGCTACCGACAACCCTTCCCCGTATGGGCATGGAATCACCGAGGGAGTATGGGCGTTAGGTTTAATAACCATTGCTTCCAACGGCTGGTGGTATGGAAGTGAGAATCGAGGCGTTTATGGAGCTTCCATCCATTGAGGAGTGCATAAAGCGGGCCGCACTGGAGGCCATCGTGGACGAAATGGTCAGGCGCAAGGGCAGTTTCGTGAGCGAACTCTTCCACCCGGGACCATGGGAGCGGTTTAGGGAGTGCACCCGGCCAAAGGCAAGGGTTGAGCTCTCCGCAGGGGGACTTTTCATCGCGAGGGGAGACGAAGATTACCTGAACTTCGCCGAGGCCATTCTGAGTATTGGAGCCCTCATCAGAGGGGAGTCCAGAAGGGCCGCTAAGCTGGCGGAGCTGACTGGGATGCGCCTCCTAGCAGAGCCCAGAGACGGGGGGATAAGGCTATCGTTTGCCGGCTTCTACGGTGTGGTAAAGCTCTCCAAAGACAGAATAGTGTTCTCAACCGACGGCTCAACTCTGACTGTCCCCATCGGGAGTTTTCTCGAGGCTGAGGGGCACTTCTTGAATTCCCTCGCCTTCGACCTCGAAGAGCTTTTTGAGGCCTGCTCAAGGCACGGGCTTGGGAGGGCTTTCCTTGAGAACACCGGGCCCATAAGGCTCCTCCTCAAGGTGATTGGGTATGAGAACGGGCTGGGACGTTGGGGTGAGTGAAGGGTCGCTCCTTGAACGCCTCGCGGAGCTGGCCAAAACTGGAGACGTTCTTGGATACCTCGGTTTCGAGTGGGACGACTACGGGATTCTGAGCCTCTGGAAGGATGAACTCCTCGTCTTTGGCGCCGATGTATTTCTCGGAAGTGCCCTCGAGGAGCTTGCGTTGCTGAACTTTCACCTTCTCGAAGTCACGCCACCCCTTGACCTCGGCGAGCTGAGGACCGGAAAGCTGATGGACGACCCCTACCGGAGGGCCCTCGCGGGAGAAAATTTTGACGCCTTCATGGAGGAGCACGTTATCGTTAGCCTCGGCTCCTACGACCCATGGATTGACCTCCACATCGCTAAAGAGGGCGAAACTCTGAAGGTCCTCTCCCTCGAATGGTACGGGAGGAGTCAGGAGCTGTACTTTGAAGTTCCCCTCGACGAGTGGCTCGACTCGACTGTGAGACTTTTCGCGATGGTTGTCAGGGACTTCGAGAGAATGAAAGAGACTCTCCTGAGATACGGCTTTTCAGATGCTCCGCGGAGAATCGGAAAGTACCGGGCCCTGCTGCGCCTCCTGCTCGATGCCCACCCGATTGACGTTGACGCACTCCCGCCGGCCTACGCCCCCTGGGAGGTTGAAGGAGTCGCCAGAACGGCCTCGGAGCTGTTGTTCATGGGGGGCGCTGAAGGGGCAAGGTGCGTCCTCGACACGCTCAGGAACCCCAACCACTACAGGCTGACCCTGTTCAGAATTTACGGCAAGCTGGAAGTCCTTGAGGGACTCTACCGCGCCCTTGATGAGCCCTACCGCTCCGAAATGCTCGCCCACCTGAGCTACCTCTACGCCGTCGAGGGAAAGCCCGATGAGGGCCTGAAGATAGCCAGGGAAATCGGGAGCGACAGCGGCTTCCGCGCCCTTGCACTGGGTCTAATCCGGGCGGAGGATTACGAAACCGCCCTGGAAGTCGCCGGAAGAATCAAAAGCCCGTGGCTGAAAGGGGAGGTCCTCATGCGGCTCTACTCCGAGAGGCCGGAGCTCGAAGAAAGGATAAAGGAGATTGCCCCCGAGCATGCGAGGGTCTTCATCGAAGGGCGGAAGAAACGAGCGCTCTAACTCTCTCCACAACCTCTCCCGCGTCCTTCCCAAAGACCAGAACCATCGGCTCCTTGCCCCAGTCGCCGAGGTGATAAATCACGTCGGGCCTTTTTCCGGCCCTCTTTACGGCGGTCTCGATGCCCCACTCCATCGTTCCCCTCTCGGCCCTCTTCACCTCCTCCGGCTCTTCATGCCTGTCGTAGAAAGAAACCACCAGTTCGAGTTCCCGGGCGCGCTTCACGAGTTCCTCGGAATAGCGAAGGTTGAGCACCGCTCTAATCTCGGGGTAGAACTGTCTAATCTTGAGCAGTGCCCTCCTCAGGTGGTCGCTGGCGTTGAGTTCCACCGGACCGACGGGCTTTACCGTTTTTCCGTAGCGGACGATTCTGCCTTTGACTGCGAAGACCTCCCCTAAGGGCGTCACCAGTGCGAAGTTCGTCCCGACCTCGGGAACGTGGGGGTTGAGCTTTTCTCTAAACCCCATGAGTTCATCAATGGCGTTCCTGAGCTCTTCTCTGGCCCCCCAGCGGTAGGCGTCCCTCTGGAGTTCCCAGAGGGGGTTCACTGCCGTTGCCTCGGCCTTCGAGAAGGTTATGGCACCTTCGACGAAGCGCTTCGCTTTCTCAACCGCGTCGGGAAGCTCAAGGCCCTTGGCAAGGAACGTCGCCAAGGCAGAGGAGAAGACACAGCCCGTCCCGTGCGCGAAGCCTTCAACCTTCATCCCCGGAAACTCGTAGAACCTTCCCCTCCAGTAGAGGACGTCTGTAATGGTAAGGTGGCCGCCCGTAACCACGACCGCCGCAGCGCCGAGGTCTTCGGCGATTGCCTTCGCAGATTCCCTCATGTCGTTCACCGAACGGATTTCGAGGCCGCTAAGTGCTTCCGCCTCCGGAACGTTCGGGGTGACTATCGAACCCTCCACGAGGATTTTGATGGATTCGATGGAATCTATGAGTTTGGCGCCGGTGCTTGAGGACATCACGGGGTCGAAGATCCTCGTCAAGCCGTCGGTTTCTTCCCTCACGACCCTGGCGACTCCACCGCTCCCGAGCATTCCCACCTTAACGGTTCTGATTTTGAAGTGCTCCTTAACTGCCCGTATCTGGTTTCTCACGACCTCCGGCGGAATGGGGTGATAGCCCCCGACTCCCAGAGGGTTTTGATATGTGATGGCGGTGAGAATGGGGAGCGGGTGCTCGCCCAGGGCAGAGACCGTCTCAATGTCGGCCTTTAGACCCGCTCCGCCCCCGGTATCAAGGCCGGCAAGAATCAAAACGGCCATTCCATCACCTCAGCTTTTCGAGAATTTCGAAGGCCGCCTTCCTTCCGCTCAGGAACATGCCGCCGAATATCGGGCCCATCCTTGGGGCACCGGCTATTGCGTTCGCGGCCATTCCCGTGACGTAGAGGCCCGGGAAAACCTCCTTCGTGTGCTTAACAGTCAGCTCCTCGCCCTTTTCGGCCCACATCGGCCCCTCTCCGGGAACTTCAAGAAGACCGCGCTTGACGAGGTGCTGACTTATCTGCGCCCCGTGACCCGTCGAATCGATTACAAACTTCGCCTCGATGGTAAGGGGATCCACGTGGAGGCCCGTCATGAGGACCGGCGTCCAGTTGATTACAACCCCGGCAACGCGGTCGTCCTTCAGGACCAAATCCTCAACCTCGACCATGTTGAAGAACTTCACTCCGGCCTTCACAGCTTTGCTTGCTATCGTCGTTGCCGTTTCGATAGAATCGGCGACGTAGAGGCCGTTTTTAAAGGGTCTGTAGCTTATCCCGAACTCGTCAAGGATTTCTTTGGCCGCATCCTGAACGACTATCCTGTTGAAGCCCATCGCACCGCCCCAGATTCCGCCGCCGATTGAGAGCTTCTTCTCGAATATCGCAACCTTTGCCCCGTTCTTGGCGAGGTAGTAGCCGGCGACCATTCCGGAGGGGCCGGCTCCGACTATCGCCACGTCAAGGTTCAGACCCTCAAGAAGTTCGCCCATGTAGGCCTCTATTATCGCCCTGCTTATCTCCGTCTCCCTCAGCATCACAACCACCCAAAACCTTTTAAGTTGCGTTCAAAACTAAGTTTTGAGATTTAAAAACTTTGTTATAAACGGGTTTTAAAACAGGGTGATGGACATGACCCAGCTTGAGGATGCAAGGAACGGAATAATCACCGAGGATATGAAGTTTATAGCCGAGAAAGAGGGCATAAACCCCGAAAAGCTCAGGAGGAGCGTCGCCAAAGGCCACACCGTCATATTCCGCAACGTGAGGCACGACTGGGTTAAGCCCGTTGCGGTTGGTGAAGCCGTCCGCGTCAAGGTCAACGCCAACATAGGCACCTCGCGCGACATAGTGGACGTCGAAGCTGAGATAGAGAAGGCCAAGATCGCGGTCAAATATGGCGCCGATACCATAATGGACCTCTCAACCGGTGGCGACCTCGATGAAATAAGAAAGCGCATAATGAAGGCGGTGGACGTTCCCATTGGCACCGTTCCCATCTACCAGGCCGCCGAGGAGATGCTGGCCAAAGGAAAGGCGATCATCGAGATGACCGAGGACGACATGTGGAAGGCTGTGGAGAAGCACTTCAGGGACGGCGTTGACTACGCGACGATACACGTTGGAGTTACGAAAGAGGTCGTCGAGAAGATGAAGAGAACCAAGAGGATTGTCGGCATGGTCTCCCGCGGTGGAACGTTCCTGGCAGCGTGGATACTCCACTGGGGCGAGGAGAACCCCTTCTACAAGAACTACGACTACCTCCTTGAGCTCGCGCGGGAGTACGACGTCGTCCTAAGCCTTGGCGACGGGTTGAGGCCCGGCGGACTGCCCGATGCCGGCGACGAACTGCAGATAGCCGAGCTTTACACCCTCGGAAGGCTCGTTAGGAGAGCCAGAGAGGCAGGAGTTCAGACCATGGTTGAAGGACCCGGCCACGTTCCGATAGACCAGATAGGGGCCCAGGTGAAGCTGGCCAAGATCGCCACGGATAACGCTCCTTTCTATGTGTTGGGTCCGATAGTTACCGACGTCTTCCCAGGCTACGACCACATCACCTCTGCCATAGGCGGAGCCATAGCCGCCCTAAACGGTGCCGACTTCCTCTGCTACGTGACGCCGGCGGAGCACCTTGGACTGCCGACGGTGGAGCACGTTAGAGAAGGGGTTATAGCCGCCAGGATAGCCGCCCACGCCGTAAACCTGACCCGCTTTGAGGCTGATTTTAAGAAGGACTACCTCATGAGCCTGGCAAGGGGAAGGCTGAACTGGGCGAAGCAGTTCGAGCTCAGCGAGGACAAGGAGATGTTCGTCGAGATAAGGAAGGATAGGCCGACGAAGACCGAGGCATGCTCCATGTGCGGCGATTTATGCGCGATAAAGCTCATCAACGACATGCTGAGAACAGGTGAGGCCGAGTGAGGCTCATCTACCGCGGTAAGACGAAGGACGTTTACGAGGATGGCCCGTATCTAGTCTTTTACTTCAAGGACTCCCTGCTGGGCGAAGACGGAAGGGAAGACACGGGCGGCAACGAGGTGATAGGCGAGAGATTGGGCAAGGGGAGTGCGGTTCTCAAGCAGACGGAGTTCTTCTTCAGCCTGCTGGAAAGGAACGGGATAAGGACCCACTTCATCGAGCGGATTGACGAGAGAAGGGCGCGCTTTCTGAAGGCAGGGAGGATTCCGCTGGAGACTATATACCGCCTCAAGGCTTACGGAAGCTTCCTCAGGAGATACAGCGGATGGGTGGAGTCTCTCCAAGAGCTGGGAATAGTCGAGTTCACCCTCAAGGACGACTCGCTCGGCGACCCCCTCATAACCGAAGAAGCAATATCCCGGCTCGGTATAGCGAGCGAAGGGGAGCTGGAGGAAATGAAGGAGGTAACGAAAAGGGTCGCCGAAATCCTGGCGGGGTTCTTCTCCGCAAAGGGGCTTGAGCTAATAGACTTCAAGCTGGAGTTTGGCAGGCTGAATGGGGAGCTTCTGGTGATAGACGAGCTTAGCGGCGACACGATGCGCGTTATGAAGGATGGGAGGCTTTTGAGCCAGGAAGAGCTCCTGGAGGTGGTAGAATGATAATCTCCACCATAGCTTCCCACTCCTCCCTTCAGATACTCATGGGGGCAAAGAAAGAGGGCTTCGGAACGAGGCTCTACGTTAAACCGGGTAGAAAGGCTTTCTACTCCTCCATCCCGCTCGTCGATGAAATCGTCGTAACGGAAAACATGAGGGAAGTACTCGGTGATGACGGCATCGTCGTACCCCACGGCTCCTTCGTGGCCTACCTTGGCATAGAGGCCATCGAGAAAGCAAAGGCTAAGTTCTTCGGCAACAGACGTTTCCTCAAGTGGGAAACCAGCTTTGAGCTCCAGGATATGGCCCTTAAAAAGGCAGGCATTCCGGCGGTTGAAGTCATCGAGCCCGAAGAGGCTAAGCCAGACGAGCTTTACTTTGTTCGCCTTGAGGGACCGAGGGGTGGAAGCGGGCACTTCTTGGCCTACGGTCATGAACTGGGGGAGAAGATCAAAGGCCTGGGCGAACCCTACAGGATTGAACGCTTCACAGACGGCGTTTACCTCTACGTCCACTTCTTCTATTCGCCGATTTTAAACCGATTGGAGCTCTTTGGCGTTGATGAGCGCCTGGTCATCGCGGACGCAAACAAGAGGCGGCCCTTCAGGACCCTCCCCTACACTATAGCGGGAAACAAGGCCGTGGCGCTGAGGGAGTCGCTCCTGCCGGAGCTGTACGGTTACGGCCTGGCATTCGTCGAGGCCATGGCGGAGCTTGAACCTCCCGGCATCATAGGTCCCTTCGCCCTCCACTTCGCCTACGATGGTGAATTCCGCTGCATAGGCTTCGCCTCGCGCATAGACGGCGGCAGCAATGCCAGACACTGGTACCCGGCCCTCTACTGGGAAAGGCCGATGCTCGTGGGCGAGAGGATAGCGCGCGAGATTAGGCTCGCCCTTGAGAAGGACCGCCTTAAGGAGGTGGTAACTTGAGGTACGTCGGGAGAATGCTCGGCGTGGGCCTAAACGGCGGCAGGCTCTTCGCCTTCTACCGCCTGAACTCCCGCTCGTTCCCCAACAGGCGGGCGGTTATTCTGGGAAACGAAATTTACATAGCCAACCAGACCGAGACCAACAACCCCTACGTGAGCTATCCCGTTGTGAAGCTGCTCGAA contains:
- a CDS encoding phosphoribosylaminoimidazolesuccinocarboxamide synthase — translated: MRLIYRGKTKDVYEDGPYLVFYFKDSLLGEDGREDTGGNEVIGERLGKGSAVLKQTEFFFSLLERNGIRTHFIERIDERRARFLKAGRIPLETIYRLKAYGSFLRRYSGWVESLQELGIVEFTLKDDSLGDPLITEEAISRLGIASEGELEEMKEVTKRVAEILAGFFSAKGLELIDFKLEFGRLNGELLVIDELSGDTMRVMKDGRLLSQEELLEVVE
- the thiC gene encoding phosphomethylpyrimidine synthase ThiC is translated as MTQLEDARNGIITEDMKFIAEKEGINPEKLRRSVAKGHTVIFRNVRHDWVKPVAVGEAVRVKVNANIGTSRDIVDVEAEIEKAKIAVKYGADTIMDLSTGGDLDEIRKRIMKAVDVPIGTVPIYQAAEEMLAKGKAIIEMTEDDMWKAVEKHFRDGVDYATIHVGVTKEVVEKMKRTKRIVGMVSRGGTFLAAWILHWGEENPFYKNYDYLLELAREYDVVLSLGDGLRPGGLPDAGDELQIAELYTLGRLVRRAREAGVQTMVEGPGHVPIDQIGAQVKLAKIATDNAPFYVLGPIVTDVFPGYDHITSAIGGAIAALNGADFLCYVTPAEHLGLPTVEHVREGVIAARIAAHAVNLTRFEADFKKDYLMSLARGRLNWAKQFELSEDKEMFVEIRKDRPTKTEACSMCGDLCAIKLINDMLRTGEAE
- a CDS encoding formate--phosphoribosylaminoimidazolecarboxamide ligase, encoding MIISTIASHSSLQILMGAKKEGFGTRLYVKPGRKAFYSSIPLVDEIVVTENMREVLGDDGIVVPHGSFVAYLGIEAIEKAKAKFFGNRRFLKWETSFELQDMALKKAGIPAVEVIEPEEAKPDELYFVRLEGPRGGSGHFLAYGHELGEKIKGLGEPYRIERFTDGVYLYVHFFYSPILNRLELFGVDERLVIADANKRRPFRTLPYTIAGNKAVALRESLLPELYGYGLAFVEAMAELEPPGIIGPFALHFAYDGEFRCIGFASRIDGGSNARHWYPALYWERPMLVGERIAREIRLALEKDRLKEVVT
- a CDS encoding GNAT family N-acetyltransferase; its protein translation is MPIRGRVVGSEIPRFRHRWFGVLEVETDGEKYSLYMTGNVAQWFLSGDEVEVEILQKPREKENGKILDFDGYKLWKFHDGDRIPVWPLFENEVEAKRYSPLTGGLLYAYKIRAREAKYESDFEAIAELEQYHYASQKDKVALWRCENGHIFEANTKEKCPICGAESHILEIKGSTPASRFLILELVEREEYEPRILSYVRVDPPIPLMHRRLPNGEVERNIREKVFPENWFHPAFWPERIMKELYEELKRKYGKRRIARSYLWERAKWRALAETNTAGARIARVVVHPDYRSDGLGQLSVKAALEWIAERRVPEMRKRKQVVETIAQMARYNPFFEKVGFKFLWETASGRPVLFYPLSEEAREYIERFLREDPHAPEDGRLWKPSYGKVEPLNGSIRFVNVSKVFESELNIKGLPDEIQELLKAFGVRHRVIQRPVLRNLSFDIQPGELVAVVGASGSGKTTLLRLILGSANGWWEERFRPTEGRIEVPDNAKVSVMIPGEFEPTFGTEAILEHVYRKIGDLNAAVEILNRAGLSDAVLYRAKYGELSTGQKERARIASLLAEKPNLLLMDEFAAHLDTLTAMRVAKKVAEIIREAGITALIITHRPEVLKALDPDRVLFVGYGTARLQTKPEGLGGGRE
- the thiD gene encoding bifunctional hydroxymethylpyrimidine kinase/phosphomethylpyrimidine kinase; translated protein: MAVLILAGLDTGGGAGLKADIETVSALGEHPLPILTAITYQNPLGVGGYHPIPPEVVRNQIRAVKEHFKIRTVKVGMLGSGGVARVVREETDGLTRIFDPVMSSSTGAKLIDSIESIKILVEGSIVTPNVPEAEALSGLEIRSVNDMRESAKAIAEDLGAAAVVVTGGHLTITDVLYWRGRFYEFPGMKVEGFAHGTGCVFSSALATFLAKGLELPDAVEKAKRFVEGAITFSKAEATAVNPLWELQRDAYRWGAREELRNAIDELMGFREKLNPHVPEVGTNFALVTPLGEVFAVKGRIVRYGKTVKPVGPVELNASDHLRRALLKIRQFYPEIRAVLNLRYSEELVKRARELELVVSFYDRHEEPEEVKRAERGTMEWGIETAVKRAGKRPDVIYHLGDWGKEPMVLVFGKDAGEVVERVRALVSSALR
- a CDS encoding sulfide-dependent adenosine diphosphate thiazole synthase, producing the protein MLRETEISRAIIEAYMGELLEGLNLDVAIVGAGPSGMVAGYYLAKNGAKVAIFEKKLSIGGGIWGGAMGFNRIVVQDAAKEILDEFGISYRPFKNGLYVADSIETATTIASKAVKAGVKFFNMVEVEDLVLKDDRVAGVVINWTPVLMTGLHVDPLTIEAKFVIDSTGHGAQISQHLVKRGLLEVPGEGPMWAEKGEELTVKHTKEVFPGLYVTGMAANAIAGAPRMGPIFGGMFLSGRKAAFEILEKLR